A genomic window from Pseudonocardia broussonetiae includes:
- a CDS encoding TerC/Alx family metal homeostasis membrane protein, whose translation MLEISGATWALTIALIVGLLALDLVLAAVRPHKVGFREATAWSVFYILVAVGFGIWFLAAYGGDFGTQYFAGYIVEKSLSVDNLFVFVIIMTTFAVPEEHQHKVLTFGIVLALVMRAIFIALGATLLSLFSFMFLLFGLLLIFTAVQLFRHRDEDPDIEDNGVVKAARRLLPVTEEYVEGKLVTRVDGRRMVTPLFIVLIAIGSIDLLFALDSIPAVFGVTEEAYIVFAANAFALLGLRALFFLVKGLLDRLVYLSTGLAIILAFIGVKLILHWAHVDIDPAVPEISTPVSLTVILVVLVVVTVASLVKTKGDPSAKAHPGSLKASRREREEA comes from the coding sequence GTGCTGGAGATCTCCGGGGCGACGTGGGCCCTGACGATCGCGCTGATCGTCGGGCTGCTCGCCCTCGACCTCGTCCTCGCCGCCGTCCGGCCGCACAAGGTGGGCTTCCGCGAGGCCACGGCCTGGTCGGTCTTCTACATCCTCGTCGCGGTCGGGTTCGGGATCTGGTTCCTCGCCGCCTACGGCGGTGACTTCGGCACGCAGTACTTCGCGGGCTACATCGTCGAGAAGAGCCTCTCGGTCGACAACCTGTTCGTCTTCGTGATCATCATGACGACGTTCGCGGTGCCCGAGGAGCACCAGCACAAGGTCCTGACGTTCGGGATCGTGCTGGCGCTGGTCATGCGGGCGATCTTCATCGCGCTCGGGGCGACGCTGCTGTCGCTGTTCTCGTTCATGTTCCTGCTGTTCGGGCTGCTGCTCATCTTCACGGCGGTGCAGCTGTTCCGGCACCGCGACGAGGACCCCGACATCGAGGACAACGGCGTCGTCAAGGCCGCGCGGCGGCTGCTGCCCGTCACGGAGGAGTACGTCGAGGGCAAGCTGGTCACGCGGGTCGACGGCAGGCGCATGGTCACGCCGCTGTTCATCGTGCTGATCGCGATCGGCAGCATCGACCTGCTCTTCGCGCTCGACTCGATCCCCGCCGTCTTCGGCGTGACCGAGGAGGCCTACATCGTCTTCGCGGCCAACGCGTTCGCGCTGCTCGGCCTGCGCGCGCTGTTCTTCCTGGTCAAGGGGCTGCTCGACCGGCTGGTCTACCTGTCGACCGGCCTCGCGATCATCCTCGCGTTCATCGGCGTGAAGCTGATCCTGCACTGGGCCCACGTCGACATCGATCCGGCCGTCCCCGAGATCTCGACGCCGGTCAGCCTCACCGTGATCCTCGTGGTGCTCGTCGTCGTCACCGTCGCGAGCCTGGTCAAGACGAAGGGCGACCCGAGCGCGAAGGCCCACCCGGGCTCGCTGAAGGCGTCGAGGCGCGAGCGCGAGGAGGCCTAG
- a CDS encoding SCO6745 family protein → MDIRDTGRLARSLEALHSMTYFAPETEESLTAAGLQPGRMSYFAGRSAPMGAVGAGVVTATFYNFSPTLVARSIPAAWELASPSALVQARFAAVDAALRRMLGDTVVASPEVAEAAGLARRAAEACSVDGRPLAAAHLDVAWPAEPHLVLWHGLSVLREHRGDGHVAMLLDAGLSGLEALVCHTASGRGFVPEFARRSRGWSTEQWDAATAGLVERGVLDADGGLTDDGTALRRGIEDDTTRLGAGPWLHLGDEGAARLGDLGGVLVRALVAAGCFPDGVFAGAR, encoded by the coding sequence GTGGACATCCGCGACACCGGCCGCCTCGCCCGCTCCCTCGAGGCCCTGCACTCGATGACCTACTTCGCGCCCGAGACGGAGGAGTCGCTGACGGCCGCCGGCCTGCAGCCGGGGCGGATGAGCTACTTCGCCGGGCGGTCCGCCCCGATGGGCGCGGTCGGCGCGGGCGTCGTCACCGCCACCTTCTACAACTTCAGCCCCACGCTCGTCGCCCGCAGCATCCCCGCCGCGTGGGAGCTCGCGAGCCCGTCCGCGCTGGTGCAGGCCCGGTTCGCCGCCGTCGACGCGGCGCTGCGGCGGATGCTCGGCGACACCGTCGTCGCGTCGCCGGAGGTGGCCGAGGCCGCCGGGCTGGCGCGGCGCGCGGCCGAGGCGTGCTCCGTCGACGGCCGCCCGCTCGCCGCCGCGCACCTCGACGTCGCCTGGCCCGCCGAGCCGCACCTCGTGCTCTGGCACGGGCTCAGCGTGCTGCGCGAGCACCGCGGCGACGGGCACGTCGCGATGCTGCTGGACGCCGGGCTGTCCGGGCTGGAGGCGCTGGTCTGCCACACCGCCTCCGGCCGCGGGTTCGTGCCGGAGTTCGCGCGGCGCAGCCGCGGCTGGTCCACCGAGCAGTGGGACGCCGCCACGGCCGGCCTGGTCGAGCGCGGCGTGCTGGACGCCGACGGCGGGCTCACCGACGACGGCACGGCGCTGCGCCGGGGGATCGAGGACGACACCACCCGCCTGGGCGCGGGCCCGTGGCTGCACCTGGGCGACGAGGGCGCGGCGCGGCTCGGCGACCTGGGCGGCGTGCTCGTCCGGGCTCTCGTCGCCGCCGGCTGCTTCCCGGATGGCGTGTTCGCCGGGGCCCGGTAG
- a CDS encoding BatC protein: MALSDDDITTSGDSGTEGPADSGAGQGTPGQSDGGADGGADSGAEGPADSGAGQGTPGQSDGGADGGADSGAEGPADSGAGQGTPGQSDGGADGGADSGAEGPADSGAGGGTPGVSDGGADGGADSGA, encoded by the coding sequence ATGGCACTCAGCGACGACGACATCACGACCAGCGGAGACTCCGGCACGGAGGGCCCGGCCGACTCCGGCGCGGGTCAGGGCACGCCCGGGCAGTCCGACGGCGGCGCCGACGGCGGCGCCGACTCCGGCGCCGAGGGCCCGGCCGACTCCGGCGCGGGCCAGGGCACGCCCGGCCAGTCCGACGGCGGTGCCGACGGCGGCGCCGACTCCGGCGCCGAGGGCCCGGCCGACTCCGGCGCGGGCCAGGGCACGCCCGGCCAGTCCGACGGCGGTGCCGACGGCGGCGCCGACTCCGGCGCCGAGGGCCCGGCCGACTCCGGTGCCGGCGGCGGCACCCCCGGCGTCTCCGACGGCGGCGCCGACGGCGGTGCCGACAGCGGTGCGTGA
- a CDS encoding cupin domain-containing protein — translation MREPALEAGRSTSDRPASAVRRATGLDLDAFADAHWGRAPLLVRGADAESFRDLLDLDGVDELLSARGLRTPFLRLARNGSVVGSSSFTGPAGVGAEIADQVHDDRVAALFADGTTVVLQALHRLWPPVIDFATRLGAELGHPVQANAYVTPASSRGFSAHYDVHDVFVLQLAGTKHWTVHAPVHADPLRDQPWNDHAGAVAARARDDEPVIDTVLEPGDALYLPRGWLHAATAQGEVSAHLTVGVHVLTRYALVEALTALVAGDPALRASLPPGLDVADPDVLAPHVDDVRDALVTALGRVPAADVARRVRSRVWTGNRPEPVRPVAGAAFADGLAPGDAVRLRTGLGHRIVERGDRVVLELADRNVDLPGSTAPALRAVLDGTTRAVGSLPDMDEADQVVLVRRLLREGVLVPAAPA, via the coding sequence GTGCGTGAGCCTGCCCTCGAGGCCGGACGGTCCACCTCGGACCGTCCGGCCTCGGCTGTCCGCCGGGCCACCGGCCTGGACCTCGACGCGTTCGCCGACGCCCACTGGGGCCGCGCGCCGCTGCTGGTCCGGGGCGCGGACGCCGAGTCGTTCCGCGACCTGCTCGACCTCGACGGCGTCGACGAGCTGCTCTCCGCCCGCGGCCTGCGCACGCCGTTCCTGCGCCTCGCGCGCAACGGGTCCGTCGTCGGCTCGTCCTCGTTCACCGGCCCCGCCGGCGTCGGCGCGGAGATCGCCGACCAGGTGCACGACGACCGCGTCGCCGCCCTGTTCGCCGACGGCACGACCGTCGTCCTGCAGGCGCTGCACCGCCTGTGGCCCCCCGTCATCGACTTCGCGACGCGCCTGGGCGCCGAGCTCGGCCACCCCGTCCAGGCCAACGCCTACGTCACCCCGGCCTCCTCGCGCGGCTTCTCCGCGCACTACGACGTGCACGACGTGTTCGTGCTCCAGCTCGCCGGGACCAAGCACTGGACGGTGCACGCCCCCGTGCACGCCGACCCGCTGCGCGACCAGCCGTGGAACGACCACGCCGGTGCCGTCGCCGCCCGCGCCCGCGACGACGAGCCGGTGATCGACACCGTCCTCGAGCCGGGCGACGCGCTGTACCTGCCGCGCGGCTGGCTGCACGCGGCGACCGCGCAGGGCGAGGTGTCGGCGCACCTGACCGTCGGCGTGCACGTCCTCACGCGGTACGCGCTGGTCGAGGCGCTGACCGCGCTCGTGGCCGGCGACCCCGCGCTCCGGGCGTCGCTGCCGCCGGGGCTCGACGTCGCCGACCCCGACGTGCTCGCCCCGCACGTCGACGACGTGCGCGACGCGCTGGTGACCGCGCTGGGCCGGGTGCCCGCGGCCGACGTCGCCCGGCGGGTGCGCTCGCGCGTCTGGACCGGCAACCGCCCCGAGCCCGTGCGACCCGTCGCCGGCGCCGCGTTCGCCGACGGCCTCGCGCCCGGTGACGCCGTCCGCCTGCGGACCGGCCTCGGGCACCGGATCGTCGAGCGCGGCGACCGGGTGGTGCTGGAGCTCGCCGACCGGAACGTCGACCTGCCGGGCAGCACCGCCCCGGCGCTGCGTGCGGTGCTGGACGGGACCACCCGTGCTGTGGGTAGCCTGCCGGACATGGACGAGGCCGACCAGGTCGTGCTCGTGCGCCGGCTGCTGCGGGAGGGCGTGCTGGTGCCGGCCGCTCCGGCATGA
- a CDS encoding sucrase ferredoxin, which translates to MTAAPRCSDLAVDDARAGTAPPGDRWFLVEHPGPWGRVAFAQSGFGPAAVTAMDAWAREVGGRVLLIRRAGRATGGLRRWFRVDSRPGHEEVRTGTWTDDDGLVDALRAPGTVHTGPLFLTCAHGRHDTCCAVRGRPLAAALAAARPAEAWECSHVGGCRFAPSLVALPHGFAFGGMSPQEGVGIAAAYVDGTVDAEFLRGRSVHPPAVQAAQHHARLFTGVRGVDALALRSVTALSSGTWRVVLGDPDVVVEVRERRVEAGRPLTCSATAPGWMREFDLISVAASG; encoded by the coding sequence ATGACCGCCGCCCCCCGCTGCTCGGACCTGGCCGTCGACGACGCCCGCGCGGGCACCGCCCCGCCCGGCGACCGCTGGTTCCTCGTCGAGCACCCCGGGCCGTGGGGGCGCGTCGCGTTCGCGCAGTCCGGCTTCGGGCCCGCCGCGGTCACCGCGATGGACGCGTGGGCCCGCGAGGTCGGCGGTCGGGTGCTGCTGATCCGGCGGGCGGGACGCGCGACCGGCGGCCTCCGCCGCTGGTTCCGGGTGGACTCGCGGCCCGGCCACGAGGAGGTCCGGACGGGCACGTGGACCGACGACGACGGCCTCGTCGACGCCCTGCGCGCCCCCGGCACCGTCCACACCGGACCGCTGTTCCTCACCTGCGCGCACGGCCGCCACGACACCTGTTGCGCGGTCCGCGGCCGCCCGCTCGCCGCCGCGCTGGCCGCCGCCCGGCCCGCGGAGGCGTGGGAGTGCTCGCACGTCGGCGGCTGCCGCTTCGCCCCCTCGCTCGTGGCGCTGCCGCACGGCTTCGCGTTCGGCGGGATGTCGCCGCAGGAGGGGGTGGGGATCGCCGCCGCCTACGTCGACGGGACGGTGGACGCGGAGTTCCTGCGCGGCCGCTCGGTCCACCCGCCCGCCGTGCAGGCGGCGCAGCACCACGCCCGCCTCTTCACGGGGGTGCGGGGGGTCGACGCGCTGGCGCTGCGCTCGGTCACCGCACTCTCCTCGGGGACGTGGCGGGTGGTGCTCGGTGATCCCGACGTCGTGGTGGAGGTGCGGGAGAGGCGGGTGGAGGCCGGCCGCCCGCTCACCTGCTCCGCCACGGCGCCGGGGTGGATGCGGGAGTTCGACCTGATCAGTGTCGCCGCGAGCGGGTGA
- a CDS encoding endonuclease domain-containing protein, which yields MSIPLLSPFRGSRAIAAGLVTPRVLRGPRYRRLFPDVYVGERVLLTLSVLSRAAFVLVDGQGVVAGYSAAELLGASSARPGAPAEVLMLDGRPRRPVPGLVVHRDVLGPGETVCRGGVLMTDAVRTAFDLIRWAPDLVEKVTAFDALAFHCGVTVEAVRALARLHLGAHHTRGLDRVLDLTDGRAESPMESRIRVAVVLDGLPAPVVQHVVEVDGRRYRLDLAYPDLMLAIEYDGREHRGQQRAHADLRREADLARQGWRILRFDAVTVLQHPGFVVAEVRAELARRAARTVSP from the coding sequence ATGTCGATCCCCCTGCTGTCCCCGTTCCGCGGGTCGCGCGCCATCGCCGCGGGCCTCGTCACGCCGCGGGTCCTCCGAGGCCCCCGCTATCGGCGCCTCTTCCCCGACGTCTACGTCGGTGAACGGGTGCTGCTCACGTTGTCGGTGCTGTCGCGGGCCGCGTTCGTGCTCGTCGACGGGCAGGGCGTCGTCGCGGGCTACTCCGCGGCGGAACTGCTCGGCGCCTCCAGCGCCCGCCCGGGTGCGCCGGCGGAGGTGCTGATGCTCGACGGGCGGCCGCGGCGGCCGGTGCCCGGGCTCGTCGTCCACCGCGACGTGCTCGGGCCCGGCGAGACCGTCTGCCGTGGCGGTGTCCTCATGACCGACGCGGTCCGCACCGCCTTCGACCTGATCCGCTGGGCGCCCGACCTCGTCGAGAAGGTCACCGCGTTCGACGCGCTGGCGTTCCACTGCGGGGTGACGGTCGAGGCGGTGCGGGCGCTGGCCCGGCTTCACCTCGGGGCGCACCACACGCGCGGGCTCGACCGGGTGCTGGACCTGACGGACGGCCGGGCGGAGTCGCCGATGGAGTCGCGGATCCGGGTGGCGGTGGTGCTCGACGGCCTGCCGGCGCCCGTGGTCCAGCACGTGGTCGAGGTCGACGGCCGCCGCTACCGGCTCGACCTCGCCTACCCGGACCTGATGCTCGCCATCGAGTACGACGGACGCGAGCACCGCGGCCAGCAGCGGGCCCACGCCGACCTGCGCCGCGAGGCCGACCTGGCCCGGCAGGGCTGGCGGATCCTCCGCTTCGACGCCGTCACGGTCCTGCAGCACCCGGGGTTCGTCGTGGCGGAGGTGCGGGCCGAGCTCGCCCGCCGCGCGGCCCGCACCGTCTCCCCTTGA
- a CDS encoding App1 family protein, giving the protein MTARSWRRQLTYALLRLEDVVETGIAAGARLGGHRYPLIIPFIGHGTTERARVGARLVLGRRAAVEPSAPAVRIGDAPSSPRSRRATLRVSLARFLTVEVPRASVTIHAPGGDVVVQTNRDGYIDHELELSGVAPGWLELRLSGPDGAHATARVLLVDPAVDVGVISDVDDTILNTGLTRGLDFLKATLLTDVEERTPLPGAAALYRALVTKPGKPERPVFYVSTSPWNLHEMLLQFVSMRGFPLGPLLLTDWGPSHTGLFRIGAQAHKPGLVRRLLDEHPQLRLVLIGDSGQEDPEIYGDIAREHPDRVAAVYIRRTTGIDLGRNDEIDALAAEITALGVPMRAVDDSVQIAEHASEHGLMDADAVAAVRAELS; this is encoded by the coding sequence GTGACGGCACGCAGTTGGCGCAGACAGCTCACGTACGCCCTCCTCCGGTTGGAGGACGTCGTGGAGACCGGGATCGCCGCGGGCGCCCGCCTCGGGGGGCACCGGTACCCGCTCATCATCCCGTTCATCGGGCACGGCACCACCGAGCGCGCGCGGGTCGGTGCGCGGCTGGTGCTGGGGCGGCGCGCGGCCGTCGAGCCGTCGGCGCCCGCGGTGCGCATCGGCGACGCCCCGTCCTCGCCGCGGTCGCGCCGGGCGACCCTGCGGGTCAGCCTCGCGCGGTTCCTCACCGTCGAGGTGCCGCGGGCGTCGGTGACGATCCACGCGCCCGGCGGCGACGTCGTCGTGCAGACCAACCGCGACGGCTACATCGACCACGAGCTGGAGCTCTCCGGCGTCGCGCCCGGGTGGCTGGAGCTCCGGCTGAGCGGCCCCGACGGCGCGCACGCCACGGCGCGCGTGCTGCTGGTCGACCCGGCCGTCGACGTGGGCGTCATCAGCGACGTCGACGACACGATCCTCAACACCGGCCTCACCCGCGGCCTCGACTTCCTCAAGGCCACCCTGCTCACCGACGTCGAGGAGCGCACCCCGCTCCCCGGTGCCGCCGCCCTGTACCGCGCGCTGGTGACGAAGCCGGGCAAGCCCGAGCGGCCCGTGTTCTACGTGTCGACGAGCCCGTGGAACCTGCACGAGATGCTGCTGCAGTTCGTGTCGATGCGCGGCTTCCCGCTCGGCCCGCTGCTGCTGACCGACTGGGGCCCCTCGCACACGGGCCTGTTCCGGATCGGCGCGCAGGCCCACAAGCCCGGCCTGGTCCGCCGCCTGCTCGACGAGCACCCCCAGCTCCGGCTGGTGCTGATCGGCGACAGCGGCCAGGAGGACCCCGAGATCTACGGCGACATCGCCCGCGAGCACCCCGACCGCGTCGCCGCCGTCTACATCCGCCGCACCACCGGCATCGACCTGGGCCGCAACGACGAGATCGACGCACTGGCGGCCGAGATCACCGCCCTGGGCGTGCCGATGCGGGCGGTGGACGACAGCGTGCAGATCGCCGAGCACGCGTCGGAGCACGGGTTGATGGACGCCGATGCGGTGGCGGCGGTGCGGGCGGAGTTGAGCTGA
- a CDS encoding PIG-L deacetylase family protein produces MRAVAVSPHLDDAVFSAGATLAALAGAGWEVVVVTCFTASVPDPPPFALSTQLDKGLDASVDYLALRRAEDAAACAVLGATPVHLPLPEAPHRGYVSAPDLFAGVHDDDGVRGPLADALNAHLAGVDLVLAPQGIGDHADHRVVVDVVARLAPGAAWWRDAPYVLRRPDARPWSPPGERRAVDVTRHLDLKIAAARCYTTQLGFQFGGPEQVGPVLRELAAAEAGPGSGGCAEVFTVPRCSAAVPGAVALLP; encoded by the coding sequence GTGAGGGCCGTGGCGGTCTCCCCGCACCTGGACGACGCCGTGTTCTCCGCGGGCGCGACCCTGGCCGCGCTCGCCGGGGCGGGATGGGAGGTCGTGGTCGTCACCTGCTTCACCGCGAGCGTGCCGGACCCGCCGCCGTTCGCGCTGTCGACGCAGCTGGACAAGGGCCTCGACGCGTCCGTCGACTACCTGGCCCTGCGCCGCGCCGAGGACGCCGCCGCCTGCGCGGTGCTCGGCGCGACGCCGGTGCACCTGCCGCTGCCCGAGGCGCCGCACCGCGGCTACGTGAGTGCCCCGGACCTGTTCGCGGGCGTCCACGACGACGACGGGGTGCGCGGCCCGCTCGCCGACGCCCTCAACGCGCACCTCGCCGGCGTCGACCTGGTGCTGGCGCCGCAGGGGATCGGCGACCACGCCGACCACCGGGTCGTCGTCGACGTGGTGGCCCGGCTCGCGCCCGGGGCGGCGTGGTGGCGCGACGCGCCGTACGTGCTGCGGCGCCCGGACGCGCGGCCGTGGTCGCCGCCGGGGGAGCGGCGCGCCGTCGACGTCACCCGGCACCTGGACCTCAAGATCGCCGCCGCCCGCTGCTACACGACCCAGCTGGGGTTCCAGTTCGGCGGTCCGGAGCAGGTGGGGCCGGTGCTGCGCGAGCTGGCGGCGGCCGAGGCGGGCCCCGGATCCGGCGGGTGCGCGGAGGTGTTCACGGTGCCCCGGTGTAGCGCCGCGGTACCCGGTGCGGTAGCCCTACTCCCGTGA
- a CDS encoding glycosyltransferase family 4 protein — MRVCFVSRRYWPAVSGMSAYAENLLRHLVRVGHEVTMVSQYRGDEAGRAVYGGGPPPADRVPDGVQVVALEALGEQAVGRGERADFEGDVDAMTRTVLDLHEKEPFDVLHAQYAYPNGLAVLRAAREAGLPAVVSVQGGDGHWVGTCCATHRDLVRAVFAHAPALLIGSPSFAAEVAQRHGIDVGRFTLVPGATDAERFTPVDGESVAPVGDPAVLLYHGRVDARKGVLDLLQAVRLLRDDDVPVRLLVSGIGPDTDLVARTVDELGLRADVELLGAVPYERAHEVYRRGEVFVSPTYAEGFSNTILEAMASGLPVVSTDVVGVRDCVRPDDNGVLVPPADPPALAAGIRRVLDDDALRRRIVAQAHSDVHRLWSWPVVAGRITDVYDAVLADRAEIPEIPDPPVDPDCRFRAAPHLL, encoded by the coding sequence ATGAGGGTCTGCTTCGTCTCCCGCCGCTACTGGCCCGCCGTCTCGGGCATGAGCGCCTACGCGGAGAACCTGCTGCGCCACCTCGTGCGCGTCGGGCACGAGGTGACGATGGTGTCGCAGTACCGCGGCGACGAGGCCGGGCGCGCCGTCTACGGCGGCGGCCCGCCGCCCGCCGACCGGGTGCCCGACGGCGTGCAGGTCGTCGCGCTGGAGGCGCTGGGCGAGCAGGCCGTCGGGCGCGGGGAGCGCGCCGACTTCGAGGGCGACGTCGACGCGATGACCCGCACCGTCCTCGACCTGCACGAGAAGGAGCCCTTCGACGTCCTGCACGCCCAGTACGCCTACCCCAACGGCCTCGCCGTGCTGCGCGCCGCGCGGGAGGCCGGGCTGCCCGCGGTGGTGTCGGTGCAGGGTGGCGACGGGCACTGGGTCGGCACCTGCTGCGCCACGCACCGCGACCTGGTCCGCGCGGTGTTCGCGCACGCGCCCGCGCTGCTGATCGGCTCGCCGTCCTTCGCTGCGGAGGTCGCGCAGCGCCACGGCATCGACGTCGGGCGGTTCACGCTCGTGCCCGGCGCCACCGACGCGGAGCGGTTCACACCCGTCGACGGGGAGTCGGTCGCGCCGGTCGGCGACCCCGCCGTGCTGCTCTACCACGGTCGCGTCGACGCCCGGAAGGGCGTGCTCGACCTGCTGCAGGCCGTCCGCCTGCTGCGCGACGACGACGTGCCCGTGCGGCTGCTCGTCTCCGGGATCGGGCCCGACACCGACCTCGTCGCCCGCACCGTCGACGAGCTCGGTCTGCGCGCCGACGTCGAACTGCTGGGCGCCGTGCCCTACGAGCGGGCGCACGAGGTCTACCGGCGCGGTGAGGTGTTCGTCAGCCCGACCTACGCCGAGGGGTTCTCGAACACGATCCTGGAGGCGATGGCGTCGGGGCTGCCGGTGGTGTCGACCGACGTGGTGGGCGTGCGGGACTGCGTCCGGCCGGACGACAACGGCGTCCTCGTGCCGCCCGCCGACCCGCCCGCGCTGGCCGCCGGCATCCGCCGCGTGCTCGACGACGACGCGCTGCGCCGGCGGATCGTCGCGCAGGCGCACTCCGACGTGCACCGGCTCTGGTCGTGGCCGGTGGTCGCGGGGCGGATCACCGACGTCTACGACGCCGTGCTCGCCGACCGCGCGGAGATCCCGGAGATCCCCGACCCGCCCGTCGACCCGGACTGCCGGTTCCGCGCGGCGCCGCACCTGCTGTGA
- a CDS encoding sugar phosphate isomerase/epimerase family protein: MTLRYAYNTNGLTSHRLDDALTLLADSGYDGVALTLDVHHHDPFAPALPARTRALRRQLETLGLGSVVETGARFLLDPRRKHRPTLVTEDPHARAVRVAFLRTCVDVAAELGSEAVSFWAGVPAPEVDRAHAWEWLVEGVGEVVEHARNAGVTCAFEPEPGMLVDDCDDWARLHEAVPDLTLALDTGHCIVSGSYEPADAVRTFAGHLGACAVEDMPRGRHEHRAPGEGDMDLPAVLGALADVGYRRLVSLELSRDSHRADVLVPAALAALREAESRVAA; encoded by the coding sequence ATGACCCTCCGGTACGCCTACAACACCAACGGCCTGACCAGCCACCGCCTCGACGACGCGCTCACGCTGCTCGCCGACTCCGGCTACGACGGCGTCGCGCTCACCCTCGACGTGCACCACCACGACCCGTTCGCCCCCGCGCTGCCCGCCCGCACGCGCGCGCTGCGCCGGCAGCTGGAGACCCTCGGGCTCGGCAGCGTCGTGGAGACCGGCGCGCGGTTCCTGCTCGACCCGCGCCGCAAGCACCGGCCCACGCTCGTCACGGAGGACCCGCACGCGCGCGCCGTCCGCGTCGCCTTCCTGCGCACCTGCGTGGACGTCGCCGCCGAGCTGGGCAGCGAGGCCGTGTCGTTCTGGGCGGGCGTCCCGGCGCCGGAGGTGGATCGCGCGCACGCGTGGGAGTGGCTGGTGGAGGGCGTCGGCGAGGTCGTGGAGCACGCCCGCAACGCGGGGGTGACCTGCGCGTTCGAGCCCGAGCCGGGGATGCTCGTCGACGACTGCGACGACTGGGCGCGCCTGCACGAGGCCGTCCCGGACCTCACGCTCGCGCTCGACACCGGCCACTGCATCGTCTCCGGCTCCTACGAGCCCGCCGACGCCGTGCGCACCTTCGCCGGGCACCTCGGGGCGTGCGCCGTCGAGGACATGCCCCGCGGGCGCCACGAGCACCGCGCCCCCGGCGAGGGCGACATGGACCTGCCCGCCGTGCTGGGCGCGCTCGCCGACGTCGGCTACCGGCGGCTGGTGTCGCTCGAGCTCTCGCGCGACTCCCACCGCGCCGACGTCCTCGTGCCCGCCGCGCTCGCCGCGCTGCGCGAGGCGGAGAGCCGGGTGGCGGCATGA
- a CDS encoding YcaO-like family protein encodes MSAPARTGTADLLRAALGDADAGDFPISGADRVGVPVVAADVTGPPRFGSFGYGHTVEQARTGAYGELVEAALLHHHLRALTPRRASYAELRRELGERGVVDPRELVLPAGTVVDDDRPRTWLPATRWRTGEAVRLPAEFCASWAPDVADQDPAERLITVITNGSGAGDTAARAVAHGLLELLQRDGNGTAFRALDEGTVLDLDGVTDPVTHRVLGQLRGAGITVLAKLASTQFGLADVHVVGVDADPDAEPLAVTACGEACHPDREVALRKALLEYAAARSRKVFAHGPLDRVRPLAPPAYWERELASPVPDQEPRALAAMRDWSRRSAAELQDLLAPTVLSVHRTVPFTDLPTVPPGSLDDPAALLADLLERLADLDVLVVLARGGGAVSAKVVVPGLEVETMSYGRIGARGVEKLRARSNRSGRDLAGLGSPPHPGAAPVVLTAQGRERLGDDAWLDLDAVAAAVGPLYPLYREPTRHALARSTA; translated from the coding sequence GTGAGCGCACCCGCCAGGACGGGCACCGCCGACCTCCTGCGCGCCGCACTGGGCGACGCCGACGCCGGCGACTTCCCGATCTCCGGCGCCGACCGCGTCGGGGTGCCGGTGGTGGCCGCGGACGTCACCGGGCCCCCGCGGTTCGGCTCCTTCGGCTACGGCCACACCGTCGAGCAGGCCCGCACCGGCGCCTACGGCGAGCTGGTCGAGGCCGCGCTGCTGCACCACCACCTGCGCGCGCTCACCCCGCGCCGGGCCTCCTACGCGGAGCTGCGCCGCGAGCTCGGGGAGCGCGGCGTCGTCGACCCCCGGGAGCTGGTGCTGCCCGCCGGCACCGTCGTCGACGACGACCGGCCCCGCACCTGGCTCCCCGCGACGCGCTGGCGCACCGGGGAGGCCGTCCGGCTGCCGGCGGAGTTCTGCGCGTCCTGGGCGCCCGACGTCGCCGACCAGGACCCGGCCGAGCGGCTGATCACGGTGATCACCAACGGCTCGGGCGCCGGCGACACCGCGGCGCGCGCCGTCGCCCACGGCCTCCTGGAGCTGCTGCAGCGCGACGGCAACGGCACCGCGTTCCGCGCGCTCGACGAGGGCACCGTCCTCGACCTGGACGGCGTCACCGACCCCGTCACGCACCGCGTGCTCGGGCAGCTGCGCGGCGCCGGGATCACGGTGCTGGCCAAGCTCGCGTCGACGCAGTTCGGGCTGGCCGACGTGCACGTCGTCGGCGTCGACGCCGACCCGGACGCCGAGCCGCTGGCCGTCACCGCGTGCGGGGAGGCGTGCCACCCGGACCGGGAGGTCGCGCTGCGCAAGGCCCTGCTGGAGTACGCGGCCGCGCGCTCGCGCAAGGTGTTCGCGCACGGCCCGCTGGACCGCGTCCGCCCGCTCGCCCCGCCCGCGTACTGGGAGCGCGAGCTGGCGTCCCCGGTGCCGGACCAGGAGCCGCGGGCGCTGGCGGCGATGCGCGACTGGTCGCGCCGCAGCGCCGCCGAGCTGCAGGACCTGCTCGCGCCGACGGTGCTCAGCGTCCACCGGACCGTCCCGTTCACCGACCTCCCGACGGTGCCCCCGGGCTCCCTCGACGACCCGGCGGCGCTGCTCGCCGACCTCCTGGAGCGCCTCGCCGACCTGGACGTCCTCGTGGTGCTCGCCCGCGGCGGGGGCGCGGTGAGCGCGAAGGTCGTCGTCCCGGGGCTGGAGGTCGAGACCATGTCCTACGGCCGGATCGGGGCGCGCGGGGTGGAGAAGCTGCGGGCCCGAAGCAACCGGTCCGGGCGGGATCTCGCGGGCCTCGGGTCGCCCCCGCACCCCGGCGCGGCCCCCGTCGTGCTCACCGCGCAGGGACGCGAGCGCCTCGGCGACGACGCGTGGCTCGACCTCGACGCCGTCGCCGCGGCCGTCGGCCCGCTCTACCCCCTTTACCGCGAACCCACCCGGCACGCACTGGCGAGGAGCACCGCATGA